Proteins encoded by one window of Cannabis sativa cultivar Pink pepper isolate KNU-18-1 chromosome 4, ASM2916894v1, whole genome shotgun sequence:
- the LOC133036747 gene encoding uncharacterized protein LOC133036747 encodes MASEHKDCDGRIRCPCVRCINSRFEKIDRVRAHVFDRDFMQGYEKWIYHGEPEDVVNDVAVADVESEDEMIPILEDFFPPTTEDVQGEDEQPTTNPHFDDLFEEIEAELYPGCDWILSLNFLAKLLHLKVRGKIPNNIFEELLKLLKFAFPKENNIPATYYEAKKRLKKLGLGYDSIHVCLYNCCLFYKENASKEACPVCGISRWVTSENGKAKKVPCKVMRYFPLTPRLKRLYSSRITAKSMIWHHTGKSKDDGVLRHPVDGLAWKDFDAKHPEFARDPRNVRLGLAADGFNPFGNMSLAYSMWPVVLANYNLPPWLCMKDNYFLLSTLIPGAKSLGKDMDIFLRPLVDELKELWNNGVPTRDSSTNSMFTMRAALLWTVNDFPARSSLSGWSGQGYKACPTCNEDTTSIRVIGKTSYVIHRRFLLSNHAMRRDTRFDGKVERRPPSRRFTCEEILSQVNTLEPRIPGHHENFGGVKRRRVAETCNWRKKSIFYELEYWSTNILKHNIDVMHVEKNVCDSLLGTILDNDKSKDTTNARHDLKKMGIRESLWIYEDGNGRLMKPHAPYVLTREKRQLFCQFVKGIKFPDGF; translated from the coding sequence ATGGCATCAGAACATAAGGATTGTGATGGAAGAATTCGATGTCCTTGTGTGAGATGTATAAATagtaggtttgaaaaaatagataggGTTAGAGCACACGTATTTGATCGAGATTTCATGCAAGGATATGAGAAGTGGATTTATCACGGCGAGCCTGAGGATGTTGTCAATGATGTAGCAGTTGCCGATGTTGAATCAGAGGATGAAATGATTCCTATTCTAGAAGACTTCTTTCCCCCAACAACAGAGGATGTACAAGGAGAAGATGAACAACCAACCACAAACCCTCATTTTGATGACTTATTTGAGGAAATTGAAGCTGAATTGTATCCCGGTTGTGATTGGATTTTGTCTCTCAACTTTTTAGCAAAGCTATTGCATTTAAAAGTTAGAGGAAAAATTCCTAATAACATCTTTGAAGAATTGTTGAAGCTTTTAAAGTTTGCATTTCCGaaggaaaataatattccaGCAACTTACTACGAGGCAAAAAAGAGATTGAAGAAATTAGGCTTGGGTTATGACTCTATCCATGTCTGTTTGTATAATTGTTGCCTATTTTATAAGGAGAATGCATCCAAGGAGGCTTGTCCAGTTTGCGGAATTAGTCGTTGGGTTACTTCCGAGAACGGCAAAGCAAAAAAAGTTCCTTGCAAAGTCATGCGATACTTTCCGTTGACACCTCGACTTAAAAGATTATATAGTTCGAGGATTACAGCGAAGAGCATGATATGGCATCATACtggaaaatcaaaagatgatggGGTGTTGCGACACCCGGTCGATGGTTTAGCTTGGAAAGACTTTGATGCAAAACATCCCGAATTTGCAAGGGACCCAAGAAATGTTCGACTTGGGTTAGCTGCTGATGgatttaatccatttggcaacatgagtcTTGCATACAGCATGTGGCCAGTGGTGTTGGCTAACTATAATCTACCACCTTGGTTATGTAtgaaagataattattttttgctatCTACCCTAATTCCTGGTGCAAAATCTCTTGGTAAAGACatggatatatttttaagaCCTTTGGTGGATGAATTAAAGGAGTTGTGGAATAATGGGGTACCAACGAGAGATAGTTCGACCAACTCGATGTTCACCATGCGTGCTGCGCTTTTGTGGACAGTGAATGATTTTCCTGCTCGTAGTAGCTTGTCTGGGTGGAGTGGTCAAGGTTATAAAGCTTGCCCTACTTGTAATGAAGACACGACGTCCATTCGAGTGATCGGGAAGACGTCATATGTTATTCATAGAAGGTTCTTGCTAAGTAACCATGCAATGAGAAGGGATACTCGATTTGATGGTAAAGTTGAAAGAAGACCTCCTTCAAGACGATTTACTTGTGAAGAGATATTATCACAAGTTAATACTCTCGAACCCCGAATTCCCGGACATCATGAAAATTTTGGGGGCGTGAAACGTAGAAGAGTTGCAGAAACTTGTAATTGgaggaaaaaaagtattttctacGAGTTAGAGTATTGGAGCACGAATATTTTAAAACACAACATTGATGTCATGCATGTTGAGAAGAATGTGTGTGATAGTCTCCTAGGAACCATCTTGGATAATGATAAATCAAAGGACACAACCAATGCGCGACATGATTTAAAGAAGATGGGTATTAGGGAATCGTTGTGGATTTATGAAGATGGGAATGGGAGGCTAATGAAACCGCATGCTCCTTATGTTTTGACTCGTGAGAAAAGACAACTTTTTTGTCAGTTTGTTAAAGGAATAAAGTTTCCCGATGGCTTCTGA